One Streptomyces coeruleorubidus DNA segment encodes these proteins:
- a CDS encoding amidohydrolase family protein — protein sequence MTMTTGSSESPRVTATSRRRLLAAAAGATAGTAALAASPAAAQAATSTSAGTAAGRPGRGMKVIAVEEAFSVPELIPWPGEARMPPGWGEEWGRRLADLTELRLADMDEHGVDMQVLSLTSPGVEAIEDPSEAVATARRVNDRLAEVVAAHPTRFAGFAALPLQDPKAAVVELRRAVEQLGLKGVLHNDHVQGHYLDEPQFRPVWAELERLGVTLYLHPALFPADQWRVFQGHPVLSGPSWGWTAQVGAHALRLIYGGVFDEFPGASVTLGHMGELLPFQLARLDSRYHQADPKSRPRHLPSHYLRHNLYATTSGVFSHAALLGAVHAIGTDRLLFAVDYPYESTAEAVEFLRTAPLSRADLERIAHRNATHLLNL from the coding sequence ATGACGATGACGACAGGATCGTCTGAATCCCCCCGCGTCACGGCCACCTCGCGGCGGCGTCTGCTGGCCGCCGCAGCCGGTGCCACCGCCGGCACGGCAGCCCTCGCGGCCTCGCCCGCCGCCGCCCAGGCCGCCACCTCCACGTCGGCCGGGACCGCCGCCGGCCGCCCGGGGCGCGGCATGAAGGTGATCGCAGTCGAAGAGGCGTTCTCCGTTCCGGAGCTGATCCCGTGGCCGGGCGAGGCCCGTATGCCTCCCGGCTGGGGGGAAGAGTGGGGGCGCCGGCTCGCCGACCTCACGGAGTTGCGGCTGGCGGACATGGATGAGCATGGCGTGGACATGCAGGTCCTGTCGCTCACCTCACCCGGCGTGGAGGCCATCGAGGACCCCTCCGAGGCCGTGGCCACGGCCCGCCGGGTCAACGACCGCCTGGCCGAAGTGGTCGCCGCCCACCCGACACGGTTCGCCGGCTTCGCCGCCCTGCCGTTGCAGGACCCGAAGGCCGCGGTGGTGGAGCTGCGCCGGGCGGTGGAGCAACTGGGCCTCAAGGGGGTCCTGCACAACGACCACGTTCAGGGTCACTATCTGGACGAGCCGCAGTTCCGGCCGGTGTGGGCCGAGCTCGAACGGCTCGGCGTGACGCTCTACCTCCATCCCGCGCTCTTCCCCGCCGATCAGTGGCGGGTGTTCCAGGGGCATCCCGTGCTGAGCGGGCCGTCCTGGGGATGGACAGCGCAGGTCGGCGCCCACGCACTTCGCCTGATCTACGGTGGAGTGTTCGACGAGTTCCCCGGGGCCTCGGTGACGCTGGGGCACATGGGAGAGCTGCTGCCTTTCCAGCTGGCCCGGCTCGACAGCCGCTACCACCAGGCCGACCCCAAGAGCAGGCCACGACACCTGCCCTCCCACTACCTGCGACACAACCTCTACGCGACCACCAGCGGCGTCTTCTCCCACGCGGCCCTCCTAGGAGCCGTCCACGCCATCGGCACCGACCGACTGCTGTTCGCCGTCGACTACCCCTACGAATCAACCGCCGAGGCAGTCGAGTTCCTCCGCACCGCGCCGCTGTCCCGCGCCGACCTCGAACGCATCGCACACCGCAACGCGACACACCTGCTGAACCTCTGA
- a CDS encoding ABC transporter permease — translation MTATSTPPSTSSPYAELKTPSTVRRLLTQPTTGPLVALLLACVFFSVSTDQFLTGGNFSLIVQQVMVVGTLAIGQTLIILTAGIDLSCGAVMAFGSIVIAKMAAEGSLPPLAAIALGLVVCGGFGLLNGLLVQKIPLPPFIVTLGMLNVAFALTHIYSEEQTVTSLPGPLTALGQTFPLGKTDITYGSLVTIALFLLLAYALSSTGWGRHVYALGNSQEAARLNGIRTSRLTIGVYTTAGVLYGIAALLLISRTGVGDPQAGQTDNLDSITAVVLGGTSLFGGRGSVLGTFIGVLIVGVFRNGLQLMGVASIYQTLITGVLVILAVTVDQISRKKAR, via the coding sequence ATGACTGCCACGTCCACGCCACCGTCCACATCCTCGCCGTACGCAGAACTCAAAACGCCCTCCACGGTCCGCAGGCTGCTCACGCAACCGACCACCGGCCCGCTGGTCGCGCTCCTGCTGGCCTGTGTGTTCTTCTCCGTCTCGACCGACCAGTTCCTCACGGGCGGGAACTTTTCGCTGATCGTGCAGCAGGTCATGGTCGTCGGCACGCTGGCGATCGGCCAGACGCTGATCATCCTGACGGCGGGCATCGACCTGTCGTGCGGGGCCGTGATGGCGTTCGGCAGCATCGTGATCGCCAAGATGGCGGCCGAGGGCTCCCTGCCGCCGCTCGCCGCGATCGCCCTGGGCCTGGTCGTGTGCGGCGGTTTCGGTCTGCTCAACGGACTGCTGGTGCAGAAGATCCCGCTGCCGCCGTTCATCGTCACCCTCGGCATGCTCAACGTGGCGTTCGCTCTGACCCACATCTACTCCGAGGAGCAGACCGTCACCAGCCTGCCCGGACCGCTGACGGCCCTGGGGCAGACCTTCCCGCTCGGCAAGACCGACATCACCTACGGCTCGCTCGTCACCATCGCCCTGTTCCTCCTCCTCGCCTACGCGCTGAGCAGCACGGGCTGGGGCCGGCACGTCTACGCCCTGGGCAACAGCCAGGAAGCGGCTCGGCTGAACGGCATCCGCACCTCCAGGCTGACCATCGGCGTCTACACCACGGCAGGTGTGCTGTACGGCATCGCGGCCCTGCTGCTCATCTCCCGTACCGGAGTGGGCGATCCGCAGGCCGGACAGACCGACAACCTCGACAGCATCACCGCCGTGGTCCTCGGCGGCACCAGCCTCTTCGGCGGACGCGGCTCGGTCCTGGGCACCTTCATCGGCGTCCTCATCGTCGGCGTCTTCCGCAACGGCCTGCAACTGATGGGCGTCGCCTCCATCTACCAGACCCTGATCACCGGAGTCCTGGTGATCCTCGCGGTGACCGTCGACCAGATCTCCCGGAAGAAGGCACGATGA
- a CDS encoding roadblock/LC7 domain-containing protein, protein MTTSTADSSSERPEPTDLRAAAADFTWLLDRFATETAGVVDAIAVSSDGLLIAVSQLREHADSERLAAIVSGLTSLAAGASGNYGLGGLNKVIIDLEGGHVLVSAIGCGAVLGVVTSKEAKLGNIAYEMTLFANRAGAALTPQLVLELKNSVGAAPAG, encoded by the coding sequence GTGACCACGTCGACAGCTGACAGCAGTTCCGAGCGGCCGGAACCCACCGATCTGCGAGCCGCCGCGGCCGATTTCACCTGGCTGCTCGACCGATTCGCCACGGAGACCGCCGGTGTGGTCGACGCCATCGCCGTGTCGTCCGACGGCCTGCTGATCGCCGTCTCCCAGCTGCGTGAGCACGCCGACTCCGAGCGGCTCGCCGCGATCGTGTCCGGCCTGACGAGTCTCGCCGCGGGCGCCTCCGGCAACTATGGGCTCGGCGGCCTCAACAAGGTCATCATCGATCTGGAAGGCGGCCATGTGCTGGTGTCGGCCATCGGCTGCGGCGCCGTCCTGGGAGTGGTGACCTCCAAGGAGGCGAAGCTGGGCAACATCGCCTACGAGATGACTCTCTTCGCCAACCGGGCCGGGGCCGCGCTCACCCCCCAGCTGGTGCTGGAGCTGAAGAACAGTGTCGGCGCGGCCCCGGCCGGCTGA
- a CDS encoding LacI family DNA-binding transcriptional regulator, which produces MAANRRPTLADVAREVGVSAKTVSRVLNEDGPASAETREQVLAAVAKLGFQPNLMARNIRVGGPDTTIGLVIPDLGNPFFGAVARSIEDTVRERGLTLLMGSSADDPDRERDLTDKFLARRVSVLMVVPSVGADHSNLKAHRTRGLPVVFLDRPGAGLSTDSVVSSNRTGAHDGVAHLIAHGHRRIGFVGDLPTKLYTRRERLAGYREALQEADIPYDRSLVANAHDQQGACAVTSQLLDSADPPTALFAGNNIVALGVVTELARSKRDDVAVVAFDDVELAEALEPALTVVAQDPEEIGRTAATTALARLDGDRSRARTISVPTRLIVRGSGERPAPA; this is translated from the coding sequence ATGGCAGCGAACCGCCGCCCGACCCTTGCCGACGTCGCACGAGAAGTCGGTGTCAGCGCCAAGACCGTCTCCCGCGTCCTCAACGAGGACGGACCCGCCTCCGCGGAGACGAGGGAACAGGTCCTCGCCGCCGTGGCCAAACTCGGCTTCCAGCCGAACCTCATGGCACGCAACATCCGCGTCGGCGGGCCCGACACCACCATCGGACTGGTCATCCCCGACCTCGGCAACCCCTTCTTCGGAGCCGTGGCCCGAAGCATCGAGGACACCGTCCGCGAACGAGGACTGACCCTCCTCATGGGCTCCTCCGCGGACGACCCCGACCGCGAACGCGATCTGACCGACAAGTTCCTCGCCCGCCGCGTCAGCGTTCTGATGGTCGTGCCGTCCGTCGGCGCCGACCACTCCAACCTCAAGGCCCACCGCACCAGGGGCCTGCCCGTCGTCTTCCTCGACCGCCCGGGGGCGGGCTTGTCCACGGACAGCGTGGTCAGTTCCAACCGTACGGGCGCCCACGACGGCGTCGCCCACCTCATCGCCCACGGCCACCGGCGCATCGGCTTCGTCGGCGACCTGCCCACCAAGCTCTACACCCGCCGTGAACGCCTCGCCGGTTACCGAGAGGCCCTCCAGGAAGCCGACATCCCCTACGACCGCTCTCTGGTCGCCAACGCTCACGACCAGCAAGGAGCCTGCGCCGTCACCTCCCAGTTGCTCGACTCGGCGGATCCGCCCACCGCTCTGTTCGCCGGCAACAACATCGTCGCCCTGGGCGTCGTCACCGAACTCGCCCGCAGCAAGAGGGACGACGTCGCCGTCGTCGCTTTCGACGACGTGGAACTCGCTGAGGCCCTCGAACCGGCCCTGACGGTCGTCGCCCAGGACCCCGAGGAGATCGGCAGGACAGCTGCCACCACGGCACTGGCACGCCTCGACGGCGACCGCTCCCGCGCACGCACCATCAGCGTCCCCACCCGGCTCATCGTCCGAGGCTCAGGGGAGCGCCCGGCTCCGGCGTAG
- a CDS encoding GTP-binding protein, with the protein MVFVPSPTHGGHSVTPVEQPPTPVKLVIAGGFGVGKTTTVGSISEIRPLTTEAAITEVAAGVDDLTHTPGKTTTTVAMDFGCITIDPTLKLYLFGTPGQDRFGFMWDDLVEGALGGLVIVDTRRLDDCYAAVDYFEHKDVPFAVAVNAFDGEVEHDLDEVRWALDIAEHVPLIVFDARKTGSVRDALLVVLEVALARAEAAVAP; encoded by the coding sequence ATGGTCTTCGTGCCGTCCCCGACTCACGGGGGACACTCCGTGACACCAGTTGAACAGCCGCCGACGCCGGTCAAACTGGTCATCGCCGGCGGCTTCGGTGTCGGCAAGACCACGACCGTGGGCTCGATCTCCGAGATACGGCCGCTCACCACGGAGGCCGCGATCACCGAGGTCGCGGCGGGAGTGGACGATCTCACGCACACTCCGGGCAAGACCACCACCACGGTCGCCATGGACTTCGGCTGCATCACCATCGACCCGACGCTCAAGCTGTACCTGTTCGGTACCCCGGGCCAGGACCGGTTCGGCTTCATGTGGGACGACCTGGTGGAGGGCGCCCTCGGCGGTCTGGTGATCGTGGACACCCGCCGGCTGGACGACTGCTACGCGGCGGTGGACTACTTCGAGCACAAGGACGTCCCCTTCGCGGTCGCCGTCAACGCCTTCGACGGGGAGGTCGAGCACGACCTCGACGAGGTGCGGTGGGCACTGGACATCGCCGAGCACGTTCCGCTGATCGTCTTCGACGCACGGAAGACGGGCTCGGTCCGCGATGCGCTGCTGGTCGTACTGGAAGTCGCCCTGGCCCGGGCCGAAGCTGCCGTGGCCCCCTGA
- a CDS encoding sensor histidine kinase translates to MATVLDRWPFRRKLNVLVIAPIAVVGVLLGVGAYGQVRHARDAGRIADLVRDSEQVAQLINDIQAEHRQALLLSVQYDSARPGVPLPPTTDYRRAQRSTDAQAAAVRAAFASGLPPEEAQALDYIRGLGVLREKLERGYVPAANIDPAYASAVEYLIGGIGLGRYSGTSSSVVTLLDTVLRADASHAAFESAVFSAQTRDANALTEYSRAVGARKLYDHQLDRFERIATPAQVLRMDGIRRRAEQHGVEARFAELQIDPGALQGQTPTQLRKAIADGTRQSEARLGITRSLIEQTAARADAVSADALRNAVYLLGLTLVGFAAWLTFCVLIRRSVVRPLEALTRSAQEVVDVAGEELARVSDDESADSTPLRPRSIPVPVRDEIGELAEAFNQVQVTAAQLLERQVLSRRNVAEMFGNVGRRVSNLTTRQLMLIDAVEREETDPELLERLYSIDHIAVRLQRNADSLMLLAGIRETGVEARPTPLANVIRASLGQIEGYQRVSLRPETEVTVAPDIVGDLTLMLAELLENAVAFSPSHTPVEVAVRPGTDVTEDGGALIEVIDHGLGMSAERLAEENARLVRRERLDLVPTRVLGLFAVGSLARRWGVRVSLSRTPGGGVTATVWIPASLLLTMSHEDPEDAEQPVETGPIGAVAAFPVRSGQETAAPAPSRVPVSATGVTERSVTPSSHDALPRRIPARTGAGPTTAERTVEDAGGERAAASAEQRAAQDSRPLRRRVRGATLAMTSSRADREAPTVRQPADAEAVRSELDEFEAAVRRAEQDSAHARTKPAPSHHQQSQKESGSDHVDS, encoded by the coding sequence ATGGCGACCGTTCTCGACCGGTGGCCCTTCCGGCGCAAGCTCAACGTCCTGGTGATCGCGCCCATCGCGGTCGTCGGCGTACTGCTCGGCGTCGGCGCCTACGGCCAGGTGCGGCATGCCCGGGACGCGGGCCGGATCGCGGACCTGGTGCGCGACAGTGAACAGGTCGCGCAGCTCATCAACGACATACAGGCCGAACACCGGCAGGCGCTCCTGCTCTCCGTGCAGTACGACTCGGCCCGCCCCGGAGTCCCGCTGCCGCCGACCACCGACTACCGTCGGGCACAGCGGAGCACCGACGCGCAAGCCGCCGCCGTACGTGCGGCGTTCGCCTCCGGCCTGCCGCCCGAGGAGGCGCAGGCGCTCGACTACATCCGCGGCCTCGGTGTCCTGCGCGAGAAGCTCGAACGTGGCTATGTCCCCGCCGCCAACATCGACCCCGCGTACGCCTCCGCGGTCGAGTACCTGATCGGCGGCATCGGCCTGGGGCGATACTCCGGCACCTCGTCCTCGGTCGTGACACTCCTGGACACGGTGCTGCGCGCCGACGCGTCCCACGCGGCCTTCGAGAGCGCCGTGTTCTCCGCCCAGACCAGGGACGCCAACGCCCTCACCGAGTACAGCCGGGCGGTCGGTGCTCGCAAGCTCTACGACCACCAGTTGGACCGGTTCGAGCGCATCGCCACACCGGCGCAGGTCCTGCGCATGGACGGCATCCGGCGCCGCGCCGAACAGCACGGTGTCGAAGCCCGGTTCGCGGAACTCCAGATCGATCCCGGGGCCCTGCAGGGCCAGACGCCGACGCAGCTCCGCAAGGCGATCGCCGACGGGACCCGGCAGTCCGAAGCCCGACTCGGCATCACCAGGTCGCTGATCGAGCAGACCGCCGCCCGGGCCGACGCCGTCTCCGCGGATGCCCTGCGGAACGCCGTCTACCTGCTTGGTCTGACCCTGGTCGGCTTCGCCGCCTGGCTGACCTTCTGCGTCCTGATCCGGCGTTCGGTCGTGCGCCCCCTGGAGGCCCTGACCCGCTCGGCCCAGGAGGTGGTCGACGTGGCGGGCGAGGAACTCGCCCGGGTCTCCGACGACGAGTCCGCCGACAGCACCCCCCTGCGACCGAGGTCGATCCCGGTCCCGGTCCGTGACGAGATCGGCGAACTGGCCGAGGCGTTCAACCAGGTTCAGGTCACCGCCGCCCAGCTGCTGGAGCGGCAGGTGCTCAGCCGGCGCAACGTCGCCGAGATGTTCGGCAACGTCGGCCGACGGGTAAGCAACCTGACGACCCGTCAGCTCATGCTGATCGACGCCGTCGAACGCGAGGAGACCGACCCCGAACTGCTCGAACGGCTGTACAGCATCGACCACATTGCCGTACGCCTCCAGCGCAACGCCGACAGCCTGATGCTGCTCGCCGGAATCCGGGAGACCGGCGTCGAGGCCCGGCCGACCCCCCTGGCAAACGTCATCAGGGCGTCGCTCGGCCAGATCGAGGGCTACCAGCGGGTGTCGCTGCGGCCCGAGACGGAGGTCACCGTCGCGCCCGACATCGTCGGTGACCTGACGCTGATGCTCGCCGAACTGCTGGAGAACGCGGTCGCGTTCTCGCCCTCCCACACGCCTGTCGAGGTGGCCGTCCGCCCCGGGACCGACGTCACCGAGGACGGCGGGGCGCTGATCGAGGTCATCGACCACGGCCTCGGCATGAGCGCGGAGCGCCTCGCCGAGGAGAACGCCCGGCTCGTGCGCCGGGAACGGCTCGACCTCGTGCCGACCAGGGTGCTCGGCCTCTTCGCGGTCGGCAGTCTCGCCCGGCGGTGGGGAGTGCGCGTGTCGCTGAGCCGTACGCCGGGCGGCGGGGTCACCGCAACCGTCTGGATCCCCGCCTCGCTCCTGCTGACCATGAGTCACGAGGACCCCGAGGACGCCGAGCAGCCCGTGGAGACGGGCCCGATCGGAGCCGTGGCGGCGTTCCCGGTGAGGTCCGGGCAGGAGACCGCCGCGCCCGCGCCGTCGCGCGTACCGGTCTCCGCCACCGGTGTCACCGAGCGGTCGGTGACCCCCTCGTCGCACGACGCGCTTCCCCGGCGCATCCCGGCGCGCACCGGCGCGGGACCGACCACCGCGGAACGGACCGTCGAGGACGCCGGCGGGGAGCGGGCGGCCGCCTCGGCCGAACAGCGTGCCGCACAGGACTCACGGCCGCTGCGGCGGCGGGTACGGGGCGCGACACTCGCCATGACCTCTTCGCGGGCGGACCGGGAGGCGCCGACGGTGCGGCAGCCCGCCGACGCCGAGGCCGTCCGCTCGGAGCTCGACGAGTTCGAGGCAGCCGTACGCAGGGCAGAGCAGGACAGTGCTCACGCCCGGACGAAACCAGCACCATCGCACCACCAGCAATCCCAGAAGGAGTCCGGCAGTGACCACGTCGACAGCTGA
- a CDS encoding DUF742 domain-containing protein, translating into MAVGGPPHDAAGHAGGSPDPAAGRAPAIRPFLLTAGRVSGGGAALPIPVETQLVSTSAGLSVLHSLTFEHHDIIAACRRPQSVAELAAGLRLHLNVVRVLAEDLRAAGHLAVHRPNAGTAQDLSVLRRVIDGLRAVPDSRGTLRDTS; encoded by the coding sequence ATGGCCGTCGGCGGACCACCACACGACGCGGCGGGGCACGCCGGGGGCTCGCCGGATCCGGCCGCCGGCCGCGCCCCCGCGATCCGGCCGTTCCTGCTGACCGCAGGCCGGGTGTCGGGGGGCGGCGCGGCGTTGCCCATCCCGGTCGAGACCCAGCTCGTGTCGACCTCGGCCGGGCTCTCCGTCCTGCACTCGCTCACCTTCGAACATCACGACATCATCGCGGCCTGCCGGCGGCCGCAGTCGGTGGCGGAACTGGCCGCCGGGCTGCGACTGCACCTCAACGTGGTCCGTGTGCTGGCCGAGGACCTGCGTGCCGCAGGGCATCTGGCGGTCCACCGGCCGAACGCCGGGACCGCCCAGGATCTCTCCGTACTGCGAAGGGTTATCGATGGTCTTCGTGCCGTCCCCGACTCACGGGGGACACTCCGTGACACCAGTTGA
- a CDS encoding D-alanyl-D-alanine carboxypeptidase family protein gives MITGIKGVRIRRAAAVAGATGALLAGGALTAPAQAATAPSVSAKGAFMLNSATGSTLYSKYADTKRPMASTTKIMTARVVLSTPDLNLDRKVTIKQAYRDYVTAKGASTADLKTGDKVSIRQLLHAMLLPSGCDAAMALADTFGTGTTISARTKSFISKMNAKAGTLGLTNTHFDSFDGNSTQNTNYTTPRDLAKLARSAMKYSTFAGIVKKPKTVQYATTSTGGTRTYTWYNTNQLLGSYSGAIGVKTGTNTPSGPCLVFAATRNEKTVIGVLLNDQYRYTDAAKLLDYAFGTSSASTMRLRTLPTGAQRD, from the coding sequence GTGATAACCGGCATCAAGGGCGTACGTATCCGCAGAGCCGCAGCTGTCGCCGGCGCCACCGGCGCGCTGCTCGCGGGCGGCGCCCTGACCGCGCCCGCGCAGGCGGCGACCGCGCCCTCGGTCAGCGCCAAGGGCGCGTTCATGCTCAACAGCGCGACGGGCTCCACGCTCTACAGCAAGTACGCCGACACCAAGCGGCCCATGGCGAGCACCACCAAGATCATGACGGCTCGCGTCGTGCTGAGCACCCCCGACCTGAACCTCGACCGGAAGGTCACCATCAAGCAGGCTTACCGGGACTACGTCACGGCCAAGGGCGCGAGCACCGCGGATCTCAAGACCGGCGACAAGGTCTCCATCCGCCAGTTGCTCCATGCGATGCTGTTGCCGTCCGGCTGCGATGCCGCGATGGCCCTCGCGGACACCTTCGGCACCGGTACGACCATCTCGGCGCGGACCAAGTCGTTCATCAGCAAGATGAACGCCAAGGCGGGCACCCTCGGCCTGACCAACACGCACTTCGACTCGTTCGACGGCAACTCGACGCAGAACACGAACTACACGACGCCGCGCGACCTCGCCAAGCTCGCGCGCAGCGCGATGAAGTACTCGACGTTCGCGGGCATCGTGAAGAAGCCGAAGACCGTGCAGTACGCGACGACGAGCACCGGCGGCACCCGCACGTACACCTGGTACAACACCAACCAGCTGCTGGGCTCGTACAGCGGCGCGATCGGGGTGAAGACGGGCACCAACACGCCGTCCGGCCCCTGCCTCGTCTTCGCCGCGACCCGCAACGAGAAGACGGTCATCGGCGTGCTCCTCAACGACCAGTACCGCTACACAGACGCCGCCAAGTTGCTGGACTACGCCTTCGGCACCAGCTCGGCGAGCACCATGCGGCTGCGCACCCTGCCGACGGGCGCACAGAGGGACTGA
- a CDS encoding substrate-binding domain-containing protein, whose translation MHPTRKAAVTATALLASATITLATGCESGSTTGGSVSASASGSSRPGCPTALAEARRAVKTAEDVNAPWSGPTSGPRAVPDKTIVYIAQTLTNPGVAGVAKGVQEAAGVIGWRVRTLNGQGTPAGIKAAFAEALALKPDGIVIGGFDPTSTAAQVEQANADGIPLIGWHAVAAPGPSENPKLFSNITTRVEEVAKISADWIIARSDGRAGVVLFTDASIPFAKRKSDLIKKELATCSGVELLSYENVPIPQAGSLTTKRVSTLASRFGDRWTHSAAINDLYFDHAGPALRAAGRQGDGAPFNIGAGDGDPSAFQRINSKEFQAATVPEPLSEQGWQIIDEFNRSFAGKSASGYVAPVHVTTAATSGGALSWDSEGYREAYRRIWEK comes from the coding sequence GTGCACCCCACCCGCAAGGCGGCCGTGACGGCCACCGCTCTCCTGGCCTCGGCCACCATCACCCTCGCCACCGGCTGCGAGAGCGGTTCCACCACCGGCGGATCCGTCTCCGCCTCCGCCAGCGGTTCGTCCAGACCCGGCTGCCCCACCGCCCTCGCCGAGGCCAGGCGGGCCGTCAAGACGGCCGAGGACGTCAACGCCCCCTGGTCCGGGCCGACCAGCGGGCCCCGGGCCGTCCCCGACAAGACCATCGTCTACATCGCCCAGACCCTGACCAATCCCGGCGTGGCGGGCGTCGCCAAAGGCGTCCAGGAAGCCGCCGGCGTCATCGGCTGGCGCGTCCGCACCCTCAACGGCCAGGGCACGCCCGCCGGAATCAAGGCCGCCTTCGCCGAGGCCCTGGCCCTCAAACCCGACGGCATCGTCATCGGCGGCTTCGATCCCACCTCCACCGCCGCACAGGTCGAGCAGGCGAACGCGGACGGCATCCCGCTGATCGGCTGGCACGCCGTCGCGGCTCCCGGACCCAGCGAGAACCCGAAGCTGTTCAGCAACATCACCACCAGGGTCGAGGAGGTCGCGAAGATCAGCGCCGATTGGATCATCGCCCGGTCCGACGGTCGCGCGGGCGTCGTCCTGTTCACCGACGCCTCGATCCCCTTCGCCAAGCGCAAGTCGGATCTGATCAAGAAGGAACTCGCCACCTGCTCCGGCGTCGAGCTGCTGAGCTACGAGAACGTCCCCATCCCGCAGGCGGGCAGCCTCACCACCAAGAGGGTCTCCACCCTGGCCTCCCGCTTCGGCGACAGGTGGACCCATTCCGCCGCCATCAACGACCTGTACTTCGACCACGCGGGCCCCGCCCTGCGTGCCGCGGGCAGGCAGGGCGACGGCGCACCGTTCAACATCGGGGCCGGTGACGGCGACCCCTCGGCCTTCCAGCGCATCAACAGCAAGGAGTTCCAGGCCGCCACCGTGCCCGAACCGCTGTCCGAACAGGGCTGGCAGATCATCGACGAGTTCAACCGTTCCTTCGCCGGCAAGTCGGCCAGCGGATACGTCGCCCCCGTCCACGTCACCACCGCCGCCACCAGCGGCGGCGCACTGTCCTGGGACTCCGAGGGCTACCGCGAGGCCTACCGCAGGATCTGGGAGAAGTAG
- a CDS encoding ATP-binding cassette domain-containing protein codes for MTALSSPTPVLQARGLVKRYGHVTAIDGADFDLLPGEVLAVIGDNGAGKTSLIKALTGAVVPDEGEIRLNGKPIQFSGPQSARAHGIETVYQDLAVAASMDIASNMFLGRELRRPGVLGSVFRMLDKKRMRQEAAEHMADLKIGLRSLTQAVETLSGGQRQAVAVARSVAWARSVVVMDEPTAALGVKESGQVLDLIRRVRDKGMPVVLISHNMPHVFEIADRIHVHRLGRRAALLKPSDYSMAEVVAIMTGALSVDEAGDTVVADSAAAKAAGVQAT; via the coding sequence ATGACCGCCCTCTCCTCCCCCACCCCCGTCCTGCAGGCCCGCGGTCTGGTCAAGCGCTACGGCCACGTCACCGCCATCGACGGCGCCGACTTCGACCTACTGCCCGGCGAGGTCCTCGCCGTCATCGGCGACAACGGTGCCGGCAAGACCAGCCTGATCAAAGCCCTCACCGGTGCTGTGGTCCCGGACGAGGGCGAGATACGCCTCAATGGCAAGCCGATCCAGTTCTCCGGTCCGCAAAGTGCTCGCGCCCATGGCATCGAGACCGTCTACCAGGACCTCGCGGTGGCGGCCTCCATGGACATCGCCTCCAACATGTTCCTCGGCCGCGAACTGCGCCGCCCCGGCGTCCTCGGCAGTGTCTTCCGCATGCTGGACAAAAAGCGCATGCGCCAGGAGGCCGCCGAGCACATGGCCGACCTCAAGATCGGGCTGCGTTCCCTGACGCAGGCGGTCGAGACCCTTTCCGGCGGACAGCGCCAGGCGGTTGCCGTGGCCCGTTCCGTCGCCTGGGCCCGCAGTGTCGTCGTCATGGACGAACCCACCGCCGCCCTCGGCGTCAAGGAGTCCGGACAAGTACTCGACCTCATCCGCCGCGTCCGCGACAAGGGCATGCCGGTCGTCCTGATCAGCCACAACATGCCACACGTCTTCGAGATCGCCGACCGGATCCACGTCCACCGGCTGGGCCGGCGGGCGGCCCTGCTCAAGCCTTCCGACTACTCCATGGCGGAGGTCGTCGCCATCATGACCGGCGCGCTCAGCGTCGACGAAGCCGGAGATACGGTCGTAGCGGATTCCGCAGCCGCGAAGGCCGCCGGAGTCCAGGCCACCTGA
- a CDS encoding MarR family winged helix-turn-helix transcriptional regulator, protein MPSSPPESEPLIRLLWRAHNWFRAALTTAFEAQEDGSAISAAHVTLLSQLPSEGASIAELARRLGVSAPTAHQWVHELVAMGVVTVESDPRSARSKLVLLSAAGVRRRAETMQILAGLEAALAGRVGADTVTALRAALEEPWGSPESAVAELPGPSTP, encoded by the coding sequence ATGCCCTCCTCCCCGCCTGAATCCGAGCCGCTCATCCGGCTGCTGTGGCGCGCACACAACTGGTTCCGAGCCGCCCTGACCACTGCGTTCGAGGCCCAGGAAGACGGGTCGGCCATCAGTGCGGCACACGTGACCCTGCTGAGTCAGCTCCCGTCAGAGGGGGCGAGCATCGCGGAGCTGGCTCGGCGTCTGGGCGTCAGCGCCCCGACTGCGCACCAGTGGGTCCATGAGCTTGTCGCCATGGGCGTGGTGACCGTCGAGAGCGATCCGCGGTCCGCCCGGTCGAAGCTCGTGCTCCTCTCGGCGGCCGGCGTCCGGCGCCGCGCTGAGACGATGCAGATACTGGCCGGGCTCGAAGCCGCGCTCGCCGGGCGCGTCGGCGCGGATACCGTCACCGCACTTCGGGCCGCACTGGAGGAACCATGGGGATCTCCGGAATCGGCGGTGGCGGAACTCCCCGGCCCTTCCACCCCGTAA